One window of Hypanus sabinus isolate sHypSab1 chromosome 18, sHypSab1.hap1, whole genome shotgun sequence genomic DNA carries:
- the tmem203 gene encoding transmembrane protein 203 codes for MLFSLRELVQWLGFATFEMLLHLTAFLVFSVLLAVKVDNFVGQLDWWYVFIPLFTADGLSTYFTMIVSVRLFQDGEKRLAIMRLFWILTVLSLKFVFEMLLCQKLVEQSTHLWYGLIMSPVFILLQLLMIRACRVN; via the coding sequence ATGCTGTTCTCACTGCGTGAGTTGGTACAATGGTTGGGCTTTGCCAcatttgaaatgctgctgcatCTGACAGCTTTCCTGGTGTTCTCGGTGCTGCTGGCTGTCAAGGTGGACAACTTTGTGGGACAGCTGGACTGGTGGTATGTCTTCATCCCACTTTTCACTGCCGATGGGCTCAGTACCTACTTCACCATGATTGTCTCTGTCCGCCTATTCCAGGATGGTGAGAAACGCCTGGCCATCATGCGCCTTTTCTGGATCCTGACTGTCCTTAGCCTCAAGTTTGTCTTTGAGATGCTGCTGTGCCAAAAGCTGGTAGAACAAAGCACTCACCTATGGTATGGCCTCATCATGTCACCAGTCTTCATTCTCCTCCAGTTGTTGATGATACGAGCCTGCCGGGTCAACTGA